TGAGGCGAAACCGAACCGTACGGTTGCCCGGAATGGTCCCAAACCATGGGCACCGAAATGTAGCAGACGCTTCAGCTTCTGAGCAGACGGAAGGTCTGCCCGTATATCTCGGGCTCTGCGGGCCCTCCGAAGCTAGAGCATCGGCTACATCTACTTCTGTTCCTGCAGCCAATTCCCCAGCTTCTGCCGTTCCTCCGGCGTCATCCCCGTGGTATTCCCCAACGGCATGTACTGGGTTGTCACCGCAGCCTGCATGATCTGCGCACTGTGCTGTTTTACGGACGCCAACGACCCAAGGGCGATACCGGCCGGCGGCGCGTTGAAGGCCGGGTTGGAGGGACTTTCGGCATGGCACGTCTGGCAGTGGGTGCTGACCAGGTTCTGGATATCGACATCGGTCACGGCGTTCTCTGCTCCGGCCGTCGCGGTTGCCGTTCCGGCGTGTTGACCAGTGGAAGGTGCCAGCACACCAATCAGGATGACCGTCAGGATCGCCGCGACCAGCAGAATCGAGGGACGATGCACCCCCCGATGGCGCAGATTGAAGAAGTGTCGCGCGAATGCGGTGATGAAACCGATAGCCGCCAGTATCGCCCAGCCATAGGTGTGGCTATAGAACAGGGGGTAGTGGTTGCTGATCATGATGAAGATGATCGGCAAGGTCAGGTAGTTGTTGTGAGTCGAGCGGATTTTTGCCAGTTCGGCCAGGCGGCCCACGTTTTCGCCCGGCTCCTCGCCTTTCTCAACGGCCGCGACCAGCGCGCGCTGGGAGGGCATGATGCCCAGGAACACGTTGCCCACCATGATGGTGCCGATAATCGCGCCCATATGGATATAGGCGCCACGGCCGGCGAAGATCTGGAACAGGGCCCAGTCGGCCACCAGAAGCAGGACGAACAGCACGGCGCCAAACGCCATACCATTTCGACCCAGCGGACCACGGATCAGGATCTCGTAGAGCGCCAGCATACCGCCGATAAAGCCGAGGCCGATCAGGGCTGCGGTGAAGGGCGTGAGCTCCGCCTTGGAGGCGTCGATCAGGTAGCCGGGCGAACCGATGTAGTAGACGACAAACAGCAGCGCCAGACCGCTGAGCAGTGTGCTGTAGGCCTCCCACTTGAACCAGTGAAGCACCGGCGGCATTTCCTCGGGCCCGAGCCGGTACTTGGCCACCTCGTAGAAACCACCGCCGTGGATGGCCCAGAGGTCGCCCTTGATGCCCTTCTCCTTTTTCCACTCCGGTGGCTCGCGCAGATGGTTGTCGAGCCAGATGAAATAGAACGAAGCGCCAATCCAGGCGACACCGGCAATCACATGAAACCAGCGGACAATCAGGCTAAGCCATTCGCTGAGATACGCGGCCATCGGCGAGGACTCCTTCTTTTGAATCGCGTTTTTCTGAACCGCAATGAGAGTCACGGTCGAACCGACAGTGGCCGGCAATATAGGTGCGTTGGATCACGCGGTCGTCGCCGAGCATCATGAGGTCGAACAGTCGCTCGAATAGATTCCTATCCTGTTCGTGCTTCATGGCCAGCACCGGCGTTGCGGTGGGATCGAGCACGATGAAATCCGCCGCCTTGCCGGCGGCGAAGTTGCCGATCTCGTTGTCCCGATGCAGCACCCGGGCGTTGCCGAGGGTGGCCAGGTAGAACGCCTGGAACGGCGTCAGCGACTGACCGC
The window above is part of the Marinobacter nanhaiticus D15-8W genome. Proteins encoded here:
- a CDS encoding urate hydroxylase PuuD: MAAYLSEWLSLIVRWFHVIAGVAWIGASFYFIWLDNHLREPPEWKKEKGIKGDLWAIHGGGFYEVAKYRLGPEEMPPVLHWFKWEAYSTLLSGLALLFVVYYIGSPGYLIDASKAELTPFTAALIGLGFIGGMLALYEILIRGPLGRNGMAFGAVLFVLLLVADWALFQIFAGRGAYIHMGAIIGTIMVGNVFLGIMPSQRALVAAVEKGEEPGENVGRLAELAKIRSTHNNYLTLPIIFIMISNHYPLFYSHTYGWAILAAIGFITAFARHFFNLRHRGVHRPSILLVAAILTVILIGVLAPSTGQHAGTATATAGAENAVTDVDIQNLVSTHCQTCHAESPSNPAFNAPPAGIALGSLASVKQHSAQIMQAAVTTQYMPLGNTTGMTPEERQKLGNWLQEQK